The stretch of DNA GGCGTGACCTCCTTGCAGATGGACATCAAGATTACGTCCATCACGCCGGAAATCATGAAGATCGCGCTGCAACAGGCGCGTGAAGGCCGCATTCACATCCTCGGCGAAATGGCGAAAGCCCTTGACGAAGGCCGTGAAGGCGTGTCGCGCAATGCGCCGAAGATCACCACGATCTCGGTTCCCAGAGAGAAAATCCGCGATGTGATCGGTTCGGGCGGCAAGGTTATCCGCGAGATCGTGGAATATTCGGGCGCCAAGGTCGATATCGGTGAAGATGGCACGATCACCATCGCCGCCTCCAACGACGAGCAGGCTCAGAAGGCCATCGCACGCATCGAAGGCATCGTGGCGGAGCCGGAAATCGGCAAAATCTATAACGGTAAGGTCGTCAAAACCGCCGATTTCGGCGCTTTCGTGAACTTCCTCGGCCCGCGCGACGGTCTCGTGCATATTTCTGAACTGGCCAATGGTCGCGTCGGCCGCACGACGGATGTTGTCAAGCAGGGCGATGAAGTGAAGGTGAAGGTCCTGGGCTTCGACGATCGCGGCAAAGTTAAATTGTCGATGCGGGTTGTCGATCAGGAAACCGGTGCCGATATCACCGATAGCGTCGGTGCCAAGCCGAGCCGTCCGCCGCGTCAGCGCGACGCAGACTGATCATCCGGACCCGGTGCGGCGACGCTGTTTGCGTGGCCGCATCTTCGGAGTACAAACACGGGTTATGAAGTTAATTAACACGGTCCGTATGGCGGGGCGCGACGTGCTTCCGCTTGTGGAAGGCGGTAAGGGCGTTTCCATCTCCACCGGAATTTCCGCGGGATATTGGGCCGCTGCTGGCGGCGTGGGCACCGTATCGGCTGTCAATGCCGACAGCTATGATGCCGAAGGCCACGTCATCCCACAAATCTATCGTGGCCGGACCCGGCGCGAGCGGCATGAAGAACTTATTCGTTATGCCATCGACGGGGGCATCGCACAGGTGCGTGCAGCGCGTGAAATCGCGGGCGGCAACGGGATGATTAACGCCAATCTTCTTTGGGAGATGGGCGCGGCCGAGCAAGTCATTATCGGCATTCTCGAGGGCGCTCCCGGCGCGCTGGATGGACTGACCTGCGGTGCGGGGATGCCCTATCGGCTTTCCGAAATCGCTGCGCGTTTCAACATTCATTACTACCCGATCGTCTCTTCGGCGCGCGCCTTCAATGCGTTGTGGAAGCGCTCCTATCATAAAACGGCGGAGCTTCTCGGAGCAGTCGTTTATGAGGATCCGTGGCGCGCAGGTGGGCATAACGGACTTTCCAACACGGAAAATCCGCTGGCTCCGGAAGATCCGTTCCCGCGCGTTTTGGCGTTGCGTAAAGCGATGCGCCAGTTCGGCCTGGATGAAACGCCGATCATCATGGCGGGTGGCGTCTGGTGGTTGGAAGAGTGGGAAGATTGGATTGATAATCCCGATCTCGGGCCGATCGTGTTCCAGTTCGGCACACGCCCGCTTCTGACGACGGAAAGCCCCATTCCGAACGCCTGGAAACGGCGCTTGCGGACGCTGCAAAAGGGCGATGTGTTCCTCAATCGCTTTTCGCCGACCGGTTTTTATTCCTCGGCGGTGAATAATAGCTTCCTGCAAGATTTGCGCGGGCGCTCCGAACGGCAGGTTGCTTACAGCGCCGAGGCGATTGGCGAGCATGATACGGCGCACGGCATCGGCGCGCGCAAGCGCGAAGTGTTCGTCACGGCGGCGGACCGTAAGCACATTCTAGCGTGGGAAGCTCAGGGCTTTACCGAAGCCATGCGCACGCCTGATTCCACGTTGATTTTCGTCACTCCGGAAGAATCGCGTCAGATACTGGCCGATCAGACCGCCTGCATGGGCTGTTTGTCGGAATGCCGCTTCTCCAACTGGAGTCAGCGCGGACCGAGCTATACTAACGGTGCGAAAGCCGATCCGCGTTCGTTCTGCATTCAAAAAAGCTTGCAGGATATCGCCCATACCGATGACGGTGCCGGTATGGAAGTGGCGGACGATATCGTCGATCATAATCTGATGTTCGGCGGTACCAATGCTTGGCGTTTCGGTGCGGACCCGTTCTATGCCGATGGCTTTATTCCAAGCGTTAAGCAATTAGTTGAACGGATTATGACCGGGCGCTAAGTACGCCTGAAAAAGGGCGTAGGGTATGATGGATCGCGGCGATTTATGGCTTGGTACGTCGCGTTCTCATACTCGCCTTATTGCGGGTTTTTCCCGCTTTCTTGCGCGTTACGCTATCGCGCTGACCCCTGAACAACTCAGTTTGTCGGAAGGTCTGCGCGCTGCCGTCGCCACCGGCGTCGCCTTGGCTCCCGCTTTACTCCATCATAATCCGCTGGAAGCATGGATTGCCTTTGCCTGTTTCTGGACCTGCCTAACCGATCCCGGCGGTACGAAAGCCGAACGCTTGTGGGTGTTGGGCGGCTTTACGCTGGCAGGGGGCGTTATCATTGGCGTTTCCTCTTGGCTTTCCCAATTTGGCCTAATCCCCATTTTTGCCGTGCTGATCGCTGCGGGTCTTGGCAGTGGACTGGCACGCGTTTTCTCGCCAATCGTCGTTCAGCTTTGCAGTTTGTTGGGCTGCGGTGCGGTTGCGGCGACCGGCTTTCCAGAGGGGCTGGCGGGAAGCCTGCATATCGCAGGGTATTTTATCGCCGGCGCGTTGAATGCCATGCTGTTCTGCTTGGTCCTTTGGCCGCTGCACCCCTATGCGCCGGCACGGCGGGCTATCGCCGCCGTTTATCGCGTTCTGGAAACGATGACCACGGAACTGGCGCTGGGCCAACTGCGCGAAACCGTGCATCGCCAAGCGGCCCGCAATGCCATTGAACGTGCACGCAGTTTAGCCGTGCAACTTGATGCCGGACACGGCAACGCCGTAATGCGCGCGCGTATGGACGCCGCTCTGGCAACGGCGGAACGGCTTTTTACGGCGTTACTCGCAATCGAGCATATTTTCGAAACCAAGGGGCCGTCTTCGCAAAATCGTGCGCTGTTGGCCGCCTTGGCGCCAGCTTGTCAGGAAGCGGCGCGACAGACGATTCGCCTTCATCCGTCGCCCATGGCGGTGACATTGCTGGCTGAAGGATTGGCGACCACAGCAAGTAGCCAGTCCGGCGGCATTTCGGAACTTATCGTCGTTTGCGCGGATGCTTTCTCGACTTTAGGCAGCGCGCTTTCCCAAAATGACGCCGTTATCCTCCGCCAGGAAAACAATCTCCAACGCTCCATTCGGCCGACACGTGCCATCTGGCAACATGCCGGACGTCTGGCGATCGCCCTCTGCGCGACTGAGGTTTTTTGTCTTTGGCAAGAGATGGAATTTACCTATTGGGCGCTGATCGCAACCTTGCTGGTTGTTCAACCCGCCGGCGTGACGACATTTACGCGGAGTCTTGAGCGAATGCTCGGCAGCGTGTTGGGGAGCGTTCTGGCAGCGGGCGTCGCGATATGGTTTCACAACGTGCCATTGCTGTTGTTGATGTGCGCCTTGCTCGCCATGGCGGCGATTGCGGTGCGTGCTGTCAACTATACCTTACTAGTGTTTTTCCTCACCGGCCTGTTCGTTCTGGTGGCGGAAATCGTCATGCCGGGGGATAGCATCGCTTCGGCGCGTGCGAACGGGAATATTGTCGGCAGTATTATCGGGCTGATCTGCGTCATTATATTTTGGCCCGAGCGAAGCGGCAGCGATTTGGACCGCTTGTTGCATCAGGCGATTGCGCTCAATCTCGAATATGCGGCCTTGGTGTTGCGGGGCGAATCGGATGCGACGGCACGCGCGCGGACCGATGCCGTGCAGCGGGTGGCGGGTGTCGCGACGATCAAGGCGGAGTTCGCGCAAGGCGGCTTGCCGCTCCTGGGTGGGTTGACCGGCGGCGGAGCGACTGGTCAACGTGGCGAGCATATCCGGAATGTGTTGCGTGCGCTGCGTCGGCTCAGCGGGGAGGCGACATTGCTGCGCTTCGATATCGAAACGGGCGTGCGGGAGCCGGATTTCGAGCAATCAGTGCTTCTGGAGCGTGAGGCCCAGCGCCTCAAAAACGAAGAGCCCGATTCCCTTCAACGTGCTGAGCGGGCCGTGGCGGAAGGTAAAATGTTCGATCTCGTGGCGCAGGCCGGGCGG from Kozakia baliensis encodes:
- a CDS encoding NAD(P)H-dependent flavin oxidoreductase, with protein sequence MKLINTVRMAGRDVLPLVEGGKGVSISTGISAGYWAAAGGVGTVSAVNADSYDAEGHVIPQIYRGRTRRERHEELIRYAIDGGIAQVRAAREIAGGNGMINANLLWEMGAAEQVIIGILEGAPGALDGLTCGAGMPYRLSEIAARFNIHYYPIVSSARAFNALWKRSYHKTAELLGAVVYEDPWRAGGHNGLSNTENPLAPEDPFPRVLALRKAMRQFGLDETPIIMAGGVWWLEEWEDWIDNPDLGPIVFQFGTRPLLTTESPIPNAWKRRLRTLQKGDVFLNRFSPTGFYSSAVNNSFLQDLRGRSERQVAYSAEAIGEHDTAHGIGARKREVFVTAADRKHILAWEAQGFTEAMRTPDSTLIFVTPEESRQILADQTACMGCLSECRFSNWSQRGPSYTNGAKADPRSFCIQKSLQDIAHTDDGAGMEVADDIVDHNLMFGGTNAWRFGADPFYADGFIPSVKQLVERIMTGR
- a CDS encoding FUSC family protein gives rise to the protein MMDRGDLWLGTSRSHTRLIAGFSRFLARYAIALTPEQLSLSEGLRAAVATGVALAPALLHHNPLEAWIAFACFWTCLTDPGGTKAERLWVLGGFTLAGGVIIGVSSWLSQFGLIPIFAVLIAAGLGSGLARVFSPIVVQLCSLLGCGAVAATGFPEGLAGSLHIAGYFIAGALNAMLFCLVLWPLHPYAPARRAIAAVYRVLETMTTELALGQLRETVHRQAARNAIERARSLAVQLDAGHGNAVMRARMDAALATAERLFTALLAIEHIFETKGPSSQNRALLAALAPACQEAARQTIRLHPSPMAVTLLAEGLATTASSQSGGISELIVVCADAFSTLGSALSQNDAVILRQENNLQRSIRPTRAIWQHAGRLAIALCATEVFCLWQEMEFTYWALIATLLVVQPAGVTTFTRSLERMLGSVLGSVLAAGVAIWFHNVPLLLLMCALLAMAAIAVRAVNYTLLVFFLTGLFVLVAEIVMPGDSIASARANGNIVGSIIGLICVIIFWPERSGSDLDRLLHQAIALNLEYAALVLRGESDATARARTDAVQRVAGVATIKAEFAQGGLPLLGGLTGGGATGQRGEHIRNVLRALRRLSGEATLLRFDIETGVREPDFEQSVLLEREAQRLKNEEPDSLQRAERAVAEGKMFDLVAQAGRRLDQPEIGQLPA